A window from Pseudomonas sp. MRSN 12121 encodes these proteins:
- the gcvP gene encoding aminomethyl-transferring glycine dehydrogenase encodes MTQANLSTANEFIARHIGPRQDDEQAMLNSLGFDSLEALSASVIPDSIKGTSVLDLPAGQSEADALASIKAIAAKNQLFKTYIGQGYYNCHTPSPILRNLLENPAWYTAYTPYQPEISQGRLEALLNFQTLISDLTGLPIANASLLDEATAAAEAMTFCKRLSKNKGSHAFFASSHCHPQTLDVLRTRAEPLGIEVVVGDERELSDVSLFFGALLQYPASNGDLFDYRALTERFHAANALVAVAADLLALTVLTPPGEFGADVAIGSAQRFGVPLGFGGPHAAYFSTKDAFKRDMPGRLVGVSVDRFGKPALRLAMQTREQHIRREKATSNICTAQVLLANIASMYAVYHGPKGLTRIAQRIHQLTAILAQGLSKLGIKVEQEHFFDTLTLHTGPRTAALHDKARAQRINLRVIDSERLGLSLDETTGQADVQTLWGLLAEGQALPDFAALAAALPSRIPATLARQSAILSHPVFNRYHSETELMRYLRKLADKDLALDRTMIPLGSCTMKLNAASEMIPITWAEFGALHPFAPAEQSAGYQQLTSELEAMLCAATGYDAVSLQPNAGSQGEYAGLLAIRAYHQSRGDDRRDICLIPSSAHGTNPATANMAGMRVVVTACDARGNVDIEDLRAKAIEHREHLAALMITYPSTHGVFEEGIREICGIIHDNGGQVYIDGANMNAMVGLCAPGKFGGDVSHLNLHKTFCIPHGGGGPGVGPIGVKSHLAPFLPGHAAMERKEGAVCAAPFGSASILPITWMYIRMMGGEGLKRASQLAILNANYISRRLEEHYPVLYTGSNGLVAHECILDLRPLKDSSGISVDDVAKRLIDFGFHAPTMSFPVAGTLMIEPTESESREELDRFCDAMIRIREEIRAVENGSLDKDDNPLKNAPHTAAEIVGEWSHPYSREQAVYPVASLVEAKYWPPVGRVDNVFGDRNLVCACPSLESYA; translated from the coding sequence ATGACTCAAGCCAACCTGAGCACCGCCAACGAATTCATCGCGCGCCACATCGGCCCGCGCCAGGACGACGAGCAAGCCATGCTCAACAGCCTGGGCTTCGACTCCCTGGAAGCCCTGAGCGCCAGCGTGATCCCCGACAGCATCAAGGGCACCAGCGTTCTCGACCTGCCCGCCGGGCAGAGCGAAGCCGACGCCCTGGCCTCGATCAAGGCCATCGCCGCCAAGAACCAGCTGTTCAAGACCTACATCGGCCAGGGCTACTACAACTGCCACACGCCGTCGCCGATCCTGCGCAACCTCCTGGAAAACCCCGCCTGGTACACCGCCTACACCCCGTACCAGCCGGAAATTTCCCAGGGCCGCCTGGAAGCGCTGCTGAACTTCCAGACCCTGATCAGCGACCTCACCGGCCTGCCGATCGCCAACGCCTCCCTGCTCGACGAAGCCACCGCCGCCGCCGAAGCCATGACCTTCTGCAAGCGCCTGAGCAAGAACAAGGGCAGCCACGCTTTCTTCGCCTCCAGCCATTGCCATCCGCAGACCCTCGACGTGCTGCGCACCCGCGCCGAGCCGCTGGGCATCGAGGTGGTGGTCGGCGACGAGCGTGAACTCAGTGACGTCAGCCTGTTCTTCGGTGCCCTGCTGCAATACCCGGCGAGCAACGGCGACCTGTTCGACTACCGTGCACTGACCGAACGCTTCCACGCCGCCAATGCGCTGGTGGCGGTCGCCGCCGACCTGCTGGCGTTGACCGTGCTGACCCCTCCGGGCGAATTCGGCGCCGACGTGGCCATCGGCAGCGCCCAGCGCTTCGGTGTCCCGCTGGGCTTCGGTGGCCCGCACGCCGCCTACTTCTCCACCAAGGACGCGTTCAAGCGCGACATGCCGGGCCGCCTGGTCGGGGTGTCGGTGGACCGTTTCGGCAAGCCGGCGCTGCGCCTGGCGATGCAGACCCGCGAACAACATATCCGTCGCGAGAAAGCCACCAGCAACATCTGCACCGCCCAGGTGCTGCTGGCCAACATCGCCAGCATGTACGCCGTGTACCACGGCCCCAAAGGCCTGACCCGGATCGCACAGCGCATCCACCAGCTGACCGCGATCCTGGCCCAGGGCCTGAGCAAGCTGGGGATCAAGGTCGAACAGGAACACTTCTTCGACACCCTGACCCTGCACACCGGCCCACGCACCGCGGCGCTGCACGACAAGGCGCGCGCCCAGCGCATCAACCTGCGGGTGATCGATAGCGAGCGCCTGGGCCTGTCCCTGGACGAAACCACCGGCCAGGCCGATGTCCAGACCCTCTGGGGCCTGCTCGCCGAAGGCCAGGCCCTGCCGGACTTCGCCGCGCTGGCCGCGGCGCTGCCAAGCCGCATCCCGGCTACGCTGGCCCGCCAGTCAGCCATCCTCAGCCACCCGGTGTTCAACCGCTATCACTCGGAAACCGAGCTGATGCGCTACCTGCGCAAGCTGGCCGACAAGGACCTGGCCCTGGACCGCACCATGATCCCGCTGGGCTCGTGCACCATGAAGCTCAACGCCGCCAGCGAAATGATCCCGATCACCTGGGCCGAATTCGGCGCCCTGCACCCGTTCGCCCCGGCCGAGCAAAGCGCCGGCTACCAGCAACTGACGTCCGAACTGGAAGCCATGCTCTGCGCCGCCACCGGCTACGACGCGGTGTCCCTGCAGCCGAACGCCGGCTCCCAGGGTGAATACGCAGGCCTGCTGGCCATTCGCGCCTATCACCAGAGCCGTGGCGACGACCGTCGCGACATCTGCCTGATTCCTTCGTCCGCCCACGGCACCAACCCGGCCACCGCCAACATGGCCGGCATGCGCGTGGTGGTCACCGCCTGCGACGCCCGCGGCAACGTCGATATCGAAGACTTGCGGGCCAAGGCCATCGAGCACCGCGAACACCTCGCCGCGCTGATGATCACCTACCCCTCGACCCACGGCGTGTTCGAGGAAGGCATCCGCGAAATCTGCGGCATCATTCATGACAACGGCGGCCAGGTGTACATCGATGGCGCCAACATGAACGCCATGGTCGGCCTCTGCGCCCCGGGCAAGTTCGGCGGCGACGTGTCGCACCTGAACCTGCACAAGACGTTCTGCATTCCCCACGGCGGTGGCGGCCCGGGCGTCGGCCCGATCGGCGTCAAGTCGCACCTGGCGCCGTTCCTGCCGGGCCACGCGGCCATGGAGCGCAAGGAAGGCGCGGTGTGCGCCGCACCGTTCGGCAGCGCGAGCATCCTGCCGATCACCTGGATGTACATCCGCATGATGGGCGGCGAAGGCCTCAAGCGCGCCTCGCAGCTGGCGATCCTCAATGCCAACTACATCTCGCGGCGCCTGGAAGAGCACTACCCGGTGCTCTACACCGGCAGCAACGGCCTGGTGGCCCACGAGTGCATCCTCGACCTGCGCCCGCTCAAGGACAGCAGCGGCATCAGCGTCGACGACGTCGCCAAGCGCCTGATCGACTTCGGCTTCCACGCCCCGACCATGTCGTTCCCGGTGGCCGGCACGCTGATGATCGAACCGACCGAAAGCGAATCCAGGGAAGAACTGGACCGCTTCTGCGACGCGATGATCCGCATCCGCGAAGAAATCCGCGCGGTGGAAAACGGCAGCCTGGACAAGGACGACAACCCGCTGAAAAACGCCCCGCACACCGCGGCGGAAATCGTTGGCGAGTGGTCGCACCCCTACAGCCGCGAACAGGCGGTATACCCGGTGGCCTCGCTGGTCGAAGCCAAGTACTGGCCACCGGTCGGCCGGGTAGACAACGTGTTCGGCGACCGCAACCTGGTCTGCGCCTGCCCGTCGCTCGAAAGCTACGCTTGA
- a CDS encoding L-serine ammonia-lyase, with product MSLSVFDLFKIGIGPSSSHTVGPMRAAARFVEGLRRDELLSATTCVKVELYGSLGATGKGHGSDKAVLLGLEGEHPDTVNTENIAARLQEIRGSARLNLLGERPIAFNEKEHLAMIRKPLAYHPNGMIFRAFDAAGLQIRSREYYSVGGGFVVDEDAAGADRIVEDTTQLTFPFKSAKDLLGHCTTYGLSISQVMMTNESAWRPEAETRAGLLNIWQVMQDCVDAGCRNEGILAGGLKVKRRAAALYRQLCKHPEAALRDALSVLDWVNLYALAVNEENANGGRVVTAPTNGAAGIVPAVLHYYMRFIPGANEDGVVRFLLTAAAIGILYKENASISGAEVGCQGEVGVACSMAAGALCEVLGGTVQQVENAAEIGMEHNLGLTCDPIGGLVQVPCIERNAMGSVKAINAARMALRGDGQHFVSLDKVIRTMRQTGADMKSKYKETARGGLAVNIIEC from the coding sequence ATGTCGTTAAGCGTGTTCGACCTGTTCAAGATTGGCATCGGCCCCTCCAGCTCCCACACCGTCGGCCCGATGCGCGCAGCCGCGCGCTTCGTCGAAGGCCTGCGGCGTGACGAACTGCTGAGCGCCACCACCTGCGTCAAGGTCGAGCTGTACGGCTCGCTCGGCGCCACCGGCAAGGGCCACGGCAGCGACAAGGCCGTGCTCCTGGGCCTGGAAGGTGAACACCCGGATACCGTGAATACCGAAAACATCGCTGCCCGCCTGCAGGAAATACGCGGCAGCGCACGCTTGAACCTGCTCGGCGAACGTCCCATCGCGTTCAACGAGAAAGAACACCTGGCCATGATCCGCAAGCCCCTGGCCTACCACCCCAACGGCATGATCTTCCGCGCCTTCGACGCCGCCGGCCTGCAGATTCGCAGCCGCGAGTACTACTCGGTGGGCGGCGGTTTCGTGGTCGACGAGGACGCCGCGGGGGCCGACCGTATCGTCGAGGACACCACCCAGCTGACCTTCCCCTTCAAGAGCGCCAAGGACCTGCTCGGTCACTGCACCACCTACGGGCTGTCCATCAGCCAGGTGATGATGACCAACGAAAGCGCCTGGCGTCCGGAGGCGGAAACCCGCGCCGGCCTGCTGAACATCTGGCAGGTGATGCAGGACTGCGTGGATGCGGGCTGCCGCAACGAGGGGATCCTGGCCGGCGGCCTGAAGGTCAAGCGCCGTGCGGCGGCGCTGTATCGCCAGTTGTGCAAGCACCCCGAAGCGGCCCTGCGCGATGCGCTGTCGGTGCTGGACTGGGTCAACCTGTACGCCCTGGCGGTCAACGAAGAAAACGCCAACGGCGGACGCGTCGTCACCGCGCCCACCAATGGCGCCGCCGGCATCGTCCCGGCGGTCCTGCACTACTACATGCGCTTCATCCCCGGCGCCAACGAGGACGGGGTGGTGCGTTTCCTGCTGACCGCCGCCGCCATCGGCATTCTCTACAAGGAAAACGCGTCGATCTCCGGTGCCGAAGTCGGCTGCCAGGGCGAGGTCGGCGTCGCCTGCTCGATGGCCGCCGGCGCCTTGTGCGAAGTGCTCGGCGGTACGGTGCAACAGGTGGAAAACGCTGCCGAGATCGGCATGGAACACAACCTCGGGCTGACCTGCGACCCGATCGGCGGCCTGGTGCAGGTGCCCTGCATCGAGCGCAACGCCATGGGCTCGGTCAAGGCGATCAACGCCGCGCGCATGGCCCTGCGCGGCGACGGGCAGCACTTCGTCTCGCTCGACAAGGTCATTCGCACCATGCGCCAGACCGGCGCCGACATGAAAAGCAAATACAAGGAAACCGCCCGTGGCGGTTTGGCAGTCAACATTATCGAGTGCTGA
- the gcvT gene encoding glycine cleavage system aminomethyltransferase GcvT yields the protein MSTETLLKTPLHSLHLELGARMVPFAGYDMPVQYPLGVMKEHQHTREQAGLFDVSHMGQIRLTGANAAQALETLVPVDIVDLPVGMQRYAMFTNENGGILDDLMVANLGNDELFLVVNAACKEQDLAHLRQHIGQACSIEPLFESRALLALQGPAAVTVLARLAPEVAKMTFMQFTRVKLLGVDCFVSRSGYTGEDGFEISVPAADAETLARALLAEPEVAAIGLGARDSLRLEAGLCLYGHDMNGETTPIEASLLWAISKPRRADGVRAGGFPGAEQVFAQQHNGVSRKRVGLLPQERTPVREGAEIVNEAGEVIGTVCSGGFGPTLGGPLAMGYLDSAYVALDTAVWAIVRGKKVPMLVSKMPFVAQRYYRG from the coding sequence ATGTCCACCGAAACACTGTTGAAGACCCCGCTGCATTCGCTGCACCTCGAACTCGGCGCGCGCATGGTACCGTTCGCCGGCTACGACATGCCCGTGCAATACCCGCTGGGCGTGATGAAGGAGCACCAGCACACCCGTGAACAGGCCGGCCTGTTCGATGTCTCGCACATGGGGCAGATCCGCCTGACCGGCGCCAATGCCGCACAAGCGCTGGAAACCCTGGTGCCGGTGGACATCGTCGACCTGCCGGTGGGCATGCAGCGCTACGCCATGTTCACCAACGAAAACGGCGGCATCCTCGACGACCTGATGGTCGCCAACCTGGGTAACGACGAGCTGTTCCTGGTGGTCAACGCCGCCTGCAAGGAACAGGACCTGGCCCACCTGCGCCAGCACATCGGCCAGGCATGCAGCATCGAGCCACTGTTCGAGTCACGCGCCCTGCTTGCCCTGCAAGGCCCGGCGGCGGTCACCGTGCTGGCGCGCCTGGCGCCGGAAGTGGCGAAGATGACCTTCATGCAGTTCACCCGGGTGAAGCTGCTGGGCGTGGACTGCTTTGTCAGCCGTTCGGGCTACACCGGCGAAGATGGCTTCGAAATCTCCGTGCCGGCCGCCGACGCCGAAACCCTGGCTCGCGCCCTGCTGGCCGAGCCGGAAGTGGCCGCGATCGGCCTCGGCGCACGGGACTCGCTGCGCCTGGAAGCCGGCCTGTGCCTGTATGGCCACGACATGAATGGCGAGACCACGCCGATCGAAGCCAGCCTGTTGTGGGCCATCTCCAAGCCGCGCCGCGCCGACGGCGTGCGAGCCGGTGGTTTCCCCGGCGCGGAACAGGTATTTGCCCAGCAACACAATGGCGTCAGCCGCAAACGCGTGGGCCTGCTGCCCCAGGAACGCACACCGGTGCGCGAAGGTGCAGAGATCGTCAACGAGGCGGGTGAGGTGATCGGCACTGTCTGCAGCGGCGGTTTTGGCCCGACCCTGGGCGGTCCGCTGGCCATGGGTTACCTCGATAGCGCCTATGTCGCACTCGATACGGCAGTTTGGGCAATTGTTCGTGGGAAAAAGGTGCCAATGCTTGTAAGCAAAATGCCATTCGTTGCACAACGCTATTATCGTGGTTGA
- a CDS encoding cold-shock protein has product MSQRQSGTVKWFNDEKGFGFITPESGPDLFVHFRAIQGNGFKSLKEGQKVTFIAVQGQKGMQADEVQAEG; this is encoded by the coding sequence ATGTCCCAACGTCAGAGCGGTACCGTCAAGTGGTTTAACGACGAGAAAGGTTTTGGTTTTATCACTCCAGAAAGCGGTCCGGATCTGTTCGTACATTTCCGCGCTATTCAGGGCAACGGCTTCAAGAGCCTGAAAGAAGGCCAGAAAGTAACCTTCATCGCTGTGCAGGGCCAAAAAGGCATGCAGGCTGACGAAGTACAAGCTGAAGGCTGA
- a CDS encoding RDD family protein, with product MSKSLLSPQGEFPAAGLGRRLAAMFYDFLLCTALLIVTGGVYKMIQLQILGETRMRTLTESGALDGDPLYSTVLLFVLFAFFAKFWTHSGQTLGMQVWGLRVQNADGSRITLWQALLRFMVSIASWLCAGLGFIWVLVDKQKRSWHDIYSSSQIVRIPKQKK from the coding sequence ATGTCGAAATCCCTGCTGAGCCCCCAGGGCGAATTTCCCGCCGCTGGCCTGGGCCGTCGCCTGGCAGCGATGTTCTACGATTTCCTGCTGTGCACTGCCCTGCTGATTGTCACTGGCGGGGTCTACAAGATGATCCAACTGCAAATCCTCGGCGAAACCCGGATGCGTACCCTGACCGAGTCTGGCGCCCTGGACGGCGATCCTCTCTACTCCACGGTCCTGCTGTTCGTGCTGTTCGCCTTCTTCGCCAAGTTCTGGACCCATTCCGGGCAGACCCTGGGCATGCAGGTCTGGGGGCTGCGTGTACAGAACGCCGACGGCAGCCGCATCACCCTGTGGCAGGCCCTCCTGCGCTTCATGGTCTCTATCGCTTCCTGGCTGTGCGCCGGGCTGGGGTTCATCTGGGTCCTGGTCGACAAGCAGAAGCGCAGCTGGCACGACATCTACTCTTCCAGCCAGATCGTGCGTATTCCCAAGCAGAAAAAGTAA
- the nadA gene encoding quinolinate synthase NadA, giving the protein MTQISERLLVQAHLDAKQPKPLSAEEEAHYRAAIAAELKAQDAVLVAHFYCDPVIQALAEETGGCVSDSLEMARFGNAHPAKTVVVAGVRFMGETAKILNPEKRVLMPTLEATCSLDLGCPVDEFSAFCDQHPERTVVVYANTSAAVKARADWVVTSSCALEIVESLMDNGETIIWGPDKHLGTYIQRQTGADMLLWDGACIVHEEFKSKQLEDMKALYPDAAILVHPESPTSVIELADAVGSTSQLIAAAQRLPNKTLIVATDRGIFYKMQQLCPDKVFIEAPTAGNGAACRSCAHCPWMAMNTLERTLQCLREGSNEIFVDPALIPQAIRPLKRMLDFTQAARMKLAGNA; this is encoded by the coding sequence ATGACGCAGATTTCCGAACGCCTTCTGGTTCAAGCCCACCTCGACGCCAAGCAGCCGAAGCCGCTCAGTGCCGAAGAGGAAGCCCATTACCGCGCTGCCATCGCCGCCGAGCTCAAGGCTCAGGACGCCGTGCTGGTGGCTCACTTCTACTGCGATCCGGTGATCCAGGCCCTGGCCGAGGAAACCGGCGGCTGTGTGTCCGATTCCCTGGAAATGGCCCGTTTCGGCAACGCTCACCCGGCCAAGACGGTGGTGGTCGCCGGTGTCAGGTTCATGGGCGAGACCGCGAAGATCCTCAATCCCGAAAAACGCGTGCTGATGCCCACGCTGGAAGCCACCTGCTCTCTCGACCTGGGATGCCCGGTGGACGAATTCTCGGCCTTCTGCGACCAGCATCCGGAGCGCACCGTGGTGGTCTATGCCAACACCTCGGCGGCGGTAAAAGCCCGTGCCGACTGGGTGGTGACCTCCAGTTGCGCGCTGGAAATCGTCGAAAGCCTGATGGATAACGGCGAAACCATTATCTGGGGGCCGGACAAGCACCTGGGGACCTACATTCAGCGCCAGACCGGTGCGGACATGCTGTTGTGGGACGGTGCCTGCATCGTCCACGAGGAGTTCAAGTCCAAGCAGCTGGAGGACATGAAGGCGCTCTATCCGGATGCGGCCATCCTGGTGCACCCGGAGTCGCCGACGTCGGTCATCGAACTGGCCGATGCCGTGGGTTCCACCAGCCAACTGATTGCCGCCGCACAACGTTTGCCGAACAAGACCCTGATCGTGGCCACCGACCGCGGCATTTTCTACAAGATGCAGCAGCTGTGCCCGGACAAGGTCTTCATCGAGGCGCCAACGGCCGGTAACGGCGCGGCATGCCGCAGCTGCGCCCACTGCCCATGGATGGCCATGAACACCTTGGAGCGCACCCTGCAGTGCCTGCGTGAGGGCAGCAACGAGATCTTTGTCGACCCGGCACTGATCCCCCAGGCGATTCGTCCTCTCAAGCGCATGCTGGATTTCACCCAGGCGGCGCGGATGAAACTGGCGGGCAACGCCTGA
- a CDS encoding type II and III secretion system protein family protein, translated as MNSNCVRAFRRVAWALIVSGLPAGIAIAAPNNCTGLQPLPATVEVGEGQQTLMHSSVPITRLAVGDPKVADVYLNGRDSYLLTGIAPGATSLMVWTACDQKPRESVVFVQGKGPHSMVSSLLPPSEDPALASQVQTDIRFVEVSRSKLKEAGTSIFGKSGNFLFSSPGTVPGLRVTPGNIGGVTANLPLNNGTFNIGFGGGNVLGLINALEGSGFAYTLARPSLVALSGQSASFLAGGEVPIPVPSSGSDSITIQYKEFGIRLTLTPTIVGSDRIALKVAPEVSELDFTNGISVNGITVPALIVRRTDTSISLADGESFVISGLISTTNTTAVSKFPGLGEIPILGAFFRDSSIRREEKELLMIVTPHLVQPLAVNAKLPTLPGEPLRNYDPNWFRLYFLENGDFDQASSGLSQ; from the coding sequence ATGAACAGTAATTGTGTACGGGCGTTCAGGAGAGTGGCGTGGGCATTGATTGTCTCCGGCCTGCCTGCCGGGATAGCCATCGCAGCGCCCAATAATTGCACAGGATTGCAACCGCTTCCCGCAACCGTAGAGGTGGGAGAAGGCCAGCAGACGCTGATGCATTCTTCCGTCCCCATCACCCGGCTGGCGGTGGGCGATCCGAAAGTGGCCGATGTGTATCTCAATGGACGGGATTCCTATCTGCTGACCGGTATCGCACCCGGCGCAACCAGCCTGATGGTCTGGACGGCCTGCGATCAGAAACCTCGTGAGAGCGTGGTCTTCGTCCAGGGCAAAGGCCCTCATTCCATGGTCAGTTCGCTGCTGCCGCCGTCCGAAGATCCGGCGCTGGCCAGCCAGGTGCAGACCGATATCCGCTTTGTCGAAGTCAGCCGCAGCAAGCTCAAAGAGGCCGGCACCTCGATCTTCGGCAAGAGCGGCAATTTCCTCTTCAGTTCTCCGGGCACGGTGCCAGGGCTGAGGGTGACGCCCGGCAACATCGGCGGCGTCACGGCCAACCTGCCGCTCAACAACGGTACGTTCAATATCGGCTTTGGCGGCGGCAACGTGCTGGGGTTGATCAACGCCCTGGAAGGCAGCGGCTTTGCCTACACCCTGGCGCGTCCGAGCCTGGTGGCGCTGAGCGGGCAGAGCGCAAGCTTTCTCGCCGGTGGTGAAGTGCCGATCCCGGTGCCCAGCAGTGGCAGCGACTCGATCACCATCCAGTACAAGGAATTCGGTATCCGCCTGACCCTGACCCCGACCATAGTCGGCAGCGACCGCATCGCCTTGAAGGTCGCCCCGGAGGTCAGCGAGCTGGACTTCACCAACGGGATTTCCGTCAACGGCATCACCGTGCCTGCGCTGATCGTGCGCCGCACCGACACCAGCATCTCCCTGGCCGACGGTGAGAGTTTCGTGATCAGCGGCCTGATCAGCACCACCAATACCACCGCGGTGAGCAAATTCCCGGGCCTGGGAGAGATCCCGATCCTGGGGGCGTTTTTCCGCGACTCCTCGATCCGCCGCGAAGAGAAGGAACTCTTGATGATCGTCACTCCGCACCTGGTGCAACCGCTGGCGGTCAACGCCAAGTTGCCAACGCTGCCTGGCGAACCCCTGCGCAACTACGACCCGAACTGGTTCCGCCTGTACTTCCTGGAAAACGGCGACTTTGACCAGGCCTCCAGCGGGCTGTCGCAATGA
- a CDS encoding lipopolysaccharide assembly protein LapB, which produces MKVVIAALGLALLSGCASNGGNAWSQQSCSKLDSDQELSLSLADGMIGEGKLHAGLANLQRLPDNLVQVRLRKAKIYRQLGQSDAEPLFRSLLGTCLSAEGEQGLGQLAASRNDNAVALDHLKRAAQLSPTDEKIRNDLGVIYLNQGNTKQASFEFLTAMELKQDDQLAALNLVTLLLYQGNTKQASDLATRVGLKPEQITSARERAEKLRNAKKGKAPAEKVVTANPSPSVSINQ; this is translated from the coding sequence ATGAAGGTCGTCATCGCGGCGCTGGGATTGGCCCTGCTCAGTGGTTGCGCCAGCAACGGCGGCAACGCCTGGTCGCAACAGTCCTGCAGCAAGCTGGATTCGGACCAGGAACTGTCCCTGAGCCTGGCCGACGGCATGATCGGCGAAGGCAAGCTGCACGCCGGCCTGGCCAACCTGCAACGCCTGCCGGATAACCTGGTGCAGGTCCGCCTGCGCAAGGCCAAGATCTATCGCCAACTGGGACAAAGCGACGCCGAGCCCCTGTTTCGCAGCCTGCTCGGCACCTGCCTGTCCGCCGAAGGCGAACAGGGCCTGGGCCAGTTGGCGGCCTCACGCAACGATAACGCGGTGGCCCTGGACCATCTGAAACGCGCGGCGCAGCTTTCCCCTACCGACGAAAAGATCCGCAACGACCTGGGGGTGATCTACCTCAACCAGGGCAATACCAAGCAAGCCAGCTTCGAGTTTCTCACCGCCATGGAGCTGAAACAGGACGATCAGCTGGCCGCCCTCAACCTGGTGACCCTGCTGCTGTATCAAGGCAACACCAAGCAGGCCTCGGACCTGGCCACTCGTGTCGGCCTCAAGCCCGAACAAATCACCAGTGCCCGGGAACGGGCCGAGAAACTGCGGAACGCGAAGAAGGGCAAGGCACCCGCCGAAAAGGTAGTGACTGCCAATCCGTCGCCATCGGTGTCAATCAACCAATAA
- a CDS encoding DUF3613 domain-containing protein yields MKYQTLGCLGLLLLPLAAQAIEPGPSSPSQKPTETWLLLQSRNQVKSTIPQNASPSERELSLQRWLDNYKHPIPEYYKEYAGSQGSGGSQGQ; encoded by the coding sequence ATGAAATACCAAACGCTTGGCTGCCTGGGACTCTTGCTGCTTCCGCTCGCGGCCCAGGCCATCGAACCCGGCCCGTCGTCGCCGTCGCAGAAGCCGACCGAAACCTGGTTGCTGCTGCAGAGCCGTAACCAGGTCAAGTCGACCATCCCGCAAAATGCCTCGCCCAGCGAGCGAGAATTGAGCCTGCAGCGCTGGCTGGACAACTACAAGCACCCGATCCCCGAGTACTACAAGGAGTACGCAGGCTCGCAGGGTTCAGGGGGCTCGCAAGGGCAATAG
- a CDS encoding type II secretion system F family protein: MEYLLSLINRVVGNEQLARLLFAGAIGLSVVLAVATLVLLLQGLRDPVQRRLLLIKRGHGDGHRQDAPSNLQLMLEQVGQRFVADEREQVSATRTLLIHAGFRSQAAVQMYWAVRLLTPLALMALAVLALPLMPNVSLLIGIGLVILALGVGWLAPAIYVDARRNARMTRLLVAFPDALDLMVVCVESGLALPQAIERVSEEIAVSQPDLAMELALVNAEIRAGIPSTEALKHLAERTGLEDIRGLVSLLAQSIRFGTSVGTTLRIYAEEFRDRRTQQAEEKAAKIGTKLVFPLIFCLWPSFFLVAIGPAIIGVFKVFGKL; encoded by the coding sequence ATGGAATATCTACTGAGTCTGATCAACCGCGTGGTGGGCAACGAGCAACTGGCGCGCCTGCTGTTCGCCGGGGCCATCGGCCTGAGCGTGGTGCTGGCCGTCGCGACCCTGGTGCTGCTGCTCCAGGGCCTGCGCGATCCGGTGCAGCGCCGTCTGCTGCTGATCAAGCGTGGCCACGGCGACGGTCATCGGCAGGACGCGCCAAGCAACCTGCAATTGATGCTGGAGCAGGTCGGCCAGCGTTTTGTCGCCGATGAGCGGGAGCAGGTTTCGGCGACCCGGACCTTGCTGATTCATGCCGGCTTTCGCTCCCAGGCCGCCGTGCAGATGTATTGGGCGGTGCGCCTGCTGACCCCGCTGGCCCTGATGGCCCTGGCGGTACTGGCGCTGCCGCTGATGCCGAATGTGTCGCTGCTGATCGGGATCGGCCTGGTGATCCTGGCGCTGGGAGTGGGCTGGCTGGCGCCGGCGATCTACGTCGATGCCCGCCGGAACGCACGGATGACCCGTTTGCTGGTGGCTTTCCCGGACGCGCTGGACTTGATGGTGGTCTGCGTGGAGTCGGGCCTGGCCTTGCCCCAGGCGATCGAGCGGGTATCGGAAGAGATCGCCGTCAGCCAGCCCGACCTGGCCATGGAACTGGCATTGGTCAACGCCGAGATCCGTGCCGGGATTCCCAGCACCGAAGCGCTCAAGCACCTGGCCGAACGTACCGGGCTGGAGGATATCCGCGGCTTGGTGAGCCTGTTGGCGCAGAGTATTCGCTTCGGTACGAGCGTCGGTACGACCCTGCGTATCTATGCCGAGGAGTTTCGTGACCGGCGCACCCAGCAGGCCGAAGAAAAGGCCGCGAAGATCGGTACCAAACTGGTGTTCCCGCTGATCTTCTGCCTGTGGCCCAGTTTCTTCCTGGTGGCCATAGGACCGGCGATCATCGGGGTGTTCAAGGTCTTCGGGAAGTTATGA